A single genomic interval of Sebastes umbrosus isolate fSebUmb1 chromosome 11, fSebUmb1.pri, whole genome shotgun sequence harbors:
- the LOC119497475 gene encoding uncharacterized protein LOC119497475 yields the protein MDVKTNLDEDAKKTPLPFQPEHIDAKYSTSYRFKCPGPGVFQCESTGMVFVMAQEAELKYKTVIWDDNILQPAGKAPAGCLYKIECSEDAAVCQLHLPHCETKEALLLDSGLSVVHMTDDGMSILEPLEITDTHVVVKVPHLSAFGLVWDVVRRFLKDTLTVKGKILLFLRPMSQAKHVLYVFMLQANIPLHEVAVQQGRSQYIKMSSDCELDFGERYSVHCPENTHIQPEVDQFHIKNGPNFHPTFEIFLATTTEKVTVTVATQESKEIWKRHVSMKEPRGEIPAEDSIPAVGSVPAEGSVPAVGSVPAEGSVPAKDSAPADK from the exons ATGGATGTGAAAACCAACCTGGACGAGGATGCCAAGAAG ACTCCATTACCCTTCCAACCTGAACACATTGACGCTAAATACAG TACATCCTACAGGTTCAAGTGTCCTGGTCCAGGTGTGTTCCAGTGTGAGTCAACTGGAATGGTGTTTGTTATGGCTCAGGAGGCAGAGCTGAAGTACAAGACTGTCATATGGGATGACAACATCCTCCAACCAGCTGGCAAGGCGCCTGCAGGGTGCTTGTACAAAATCGAGTGTTCTGAGGATGCTGCCGTCTGTCAGCTCCACCTCCCACACTGTGAAACAAAGGAAG CGTTGCTCCTTGATAGCGGGTTGTCTGTCGTCCACATGACTGATGATGGTATGAGCATCTTGGAGCCGCTGGAGATTACAGACACTCATGTGGTCGTGAAGGTCCCTCACCTCTCTGCCTTTGGCCTGGTCTGGGATGTCGTTCGAAGGTTTCTGAAAGACACGCTGACAGTAAAGGGGAAAATTCTGCTGTTCCTCCGACCCATGAGCCAAGCAAAACATGTACTCTATGTATTTATGCTGCAGGCCAACATCCCTCTGCATGAG GTTGCCGTCCAACAAGGACGTTCTCAGTACATCAAGATGTCCTCCGACTGTGAACTCGACTTTGGTGAACGTTACAGTGTCCACTGTCCTGAGAACACCCATATACAGCCTGAG GTGGAccaatttcacataaaaaatgGACCAAATTTCCATCCAACATTTGAAATTTTCCTGGCTACAACAACAGAGAAAGTGACTGTGACGGTCGCGACTCAAGAGAGCAAAGAAATCTGGAAACGCCACGTGTCAATGAAAG AACCAAGAGGGGAAATTCCAGCAGAGGACAGCATACCAGCAGTGGGCAGCGTCCCAGCAGAGGGCAGCGTCCCAGCAGTGGGTAGCGTCCCAGCAGAGGGCAGCGTCCCAGCAAAGGACAGCGCCCCAGCTGACAAGTAG
- the dek gene encoding protein DEK isoform X1: MSDVAEEAMDSSAVSEEEVEDQQETSQEDQSSLNKSSSKISGEIIEGKRAKKTVERLDFQAPKQMEKLKIGDGSGDKLGDIPRTGHQITKMKQADLKPLHAILFDRPGKMATLKKNLRLFNGFPFDADSEQYTKKREKLLKNSNFTNTKLKVVCGVLDLEKKGTHSDLVDRILTFLIAPKNSGKRLSVKKKRKSKKKLSGDDSTASSKKKSKPKPRSSSSSPKKSKTGSKSKAIVMDSSSDEDEDEEDEKAGASAEAEGSDTEDKPSEKEEDHSDQSEESANEEEEEEEEKEEEEDEDDESPKSKSGRGKTASKKSAPVKRQRTPAKKAGPPKKRAKKEVSDESKSESESDVDSEGDKKPKKKKSTPVKPAAKTKKADSSSNIKKNTNTAEDSSDDDEPLIKMIKKSPTNEHLKETVQSLLKEADLEEMTMKQICQRVFDTYPDHDLTSKKDYIKQTVKSLIT; this comes from the exons ATGAGTGACGTGGCGGAGGAAGCGATGGACAGCTCTGCGGTGTCAGAGGAAGAAGTGGAGGACCAGCAGGAGACGTCACAGGAAGACCAGTCGAGTCTGAACAAAAGCAGCTCCAAAATATCTG gtGAAATCATTGAGGGCAAGCGGGCAAAGAAGACGGTCGAGAGGCTCGATTTTCAGGCACCAAAGCAAATGGAAAAGCTCAAGATTGGAGATG GTAGCGGCGATAAATTAGGAGACATTCCACGCACCGGTCACCAGATCACCAAGATGAAGCAAGCTGACCTTAAACCTCTGCACGCCATTTTGTTCGACAGACCAGGAAAG atgGCCACATTAAAGAAGAACTTGCGTCTGTTTAACGGCTTTCCTTTTGACGCGGACAGCGAACAGTACACCAAAAAACGAGAAAAACTTCTCAA GAATTCAAATTTTACCAACACCAAACTAAAGGTTGTCTGTGGTGTTTTGGATTTGGAGAAGAAAGGAACCCACTCAGATCTGGTCGACAGGATCTTGACTTTCCTCATCGCACCGAAAAACAGTGGGAAG CGTCTGTCCgtgaagaaaaagaggaaatcaAAGAAGAAGCTGTCAGGCGACGACTCAACGGCCAGCTCCAAGAAGAAGAGCAAACCCAAACCCAGGAGCTCGTCGTCCAGTCCCAAGAAATCCAAAACAGGAAGCAAGTCCAAAGCCATCGTCATGGACTCCAGCAGCGAcgaggatgaagatgaggaagatgagAAGGCGGGGGCTTCAGCTGAGGCTGAGGGATCAGATACAGAGGACAAACCgtcagagaaagaggaggaccACTCTGACCAGTCAGAGGAGTCTGcaaacgaagaagaagaagaagaagaagaaaaagaagaggaggaagatgaagatgatgag TCTCCCAAATCAAAGTCAGGCAGAGGGAAGACAGCTTCCAAGAAATCGGCACCAGTGAAAAGACAGAGGACGCCAGCGAAGAAAGCGGGTCCTCCTAAAAAGAGAGCGAAGAAAGAAGTTTCAGATGAGTCCAAATCTGAGTCCGAATCTGACGTCGACAGTGAAGGTGACAAGAAG CCCAAAAAGAAGAAATCAACTCCAGTCAAACCTGCTGCCAAAACCAAGAAGGCCGACAGTAGCAGCAAcatcaaaaaaaacacaaacacag cagAGGACAGTTCAGACGACGACGAGCCGCTCATCAAGATGATCAAGAAATCGCCGACTAACGAGCATCTGAAAGAGACGGTGCAGAGTCTGCTGAAGGAGGCCGACCTGGAGGAGATGACCATGAAACAGATCTGCCAGAGG gtgTTTGACACCTACCCAGACCACGACCTGACCAGCAAAAAGGACTACATCAAACAGACCGTCAAATCT CTCATCACATGA
- the dek gene encoding protein DEK isoform X2, translating to MSDVAEEAMDSSAVSEEEVEDQQETSQEDQSSLNKSSSKISGEIIEGKRAKKTVERLDFQAPKQMEKLKIGDGSGDKLGDIPRTGHQITKMKQADLKPLHAILFDRPGKMATLKKNLRLFNGFPFDADSEQYTKKREKLLKNSNFTNTKLKVVCGVLDLEKKGTHSDLVDRILTFLIAPKNSGKRLSVKKKRKSKKKLSGDDSTASSKKKSKPKPRSSSSSPKKSKTGSKSKAIVMDSSSDEDEDEEDEKAGASAEAEGSDTEDKPSEKEEDHSDQSEESANEEEEEEEEKEEEEDEDDESPKSKSGRGKTASKKSAPVKRQRTPAKKAGPPKKRAKKEVSDESKSESESDVDSEGDKKPKKKKSTPVKPAAKTKKADSSSNIKKNTNTEDSSDDDEPLIKMIKKSPTNEHLKETVQSLLKEADLEEMTMKQICQRVFDTYPDHDLTSKKDYIKQTVKSLIT from the exons ATGAGTGACGTGGCGGAGGAAGCGATGGACAGCTCTGCGGTGTCAGAGGAAGAAGTGGAGGACCAGCAGGAGACGTCACAGGAAGACCAGTCGAGTCTGAACAAAAGCAGCTCCAAAATATCTG gtGAAATCATTGAGGGCAAGCGGGCAAAGAAGACGGTCGAGAGGCTCGATTTTCAGGCACCAAAGCAAATGGAAAAGCTCAAGATTGGAGATG GTAGCGGCGATAAATTAGGAGACATTCCACGCACCGGTCACCAGATCACCAAGATGAAGCAAGCTGACCTTAAACCTCTGCACGCCATTTTGTTCGACAGACCAGGAAAG atgGCCACATTAAAGAAGAACTTGCGTCTGTTTAACGGCTTTCCTTTTGACGCGGACAGCGAACAGTACACCAAAAAACGAGAAAAACTTCTCAA GAATTCAAATTTTACCAACACCAAACTAAAGGTTGTCTGTGGTGTTTTGGATTTGGAGAAGAAAGGAACCCACTCAGATCTGGTCGACAGGATCTTGACTTTCCTCATCGCACCGAAAAACAGTGGGAAG CGTCTGTCCgtgaagaaaaagaggaaatcaAAGAAGAAGCTGTCAGGCGACGACTCAACGGCCAGCTCCAAGAAGAAGAGCAAACCCAAACCCAGGAGCTCGTCGTCCAGTCCCAAGAAATCCAAAACAGGAAGCAAGTCCAAAGCCATCGTCATGGACTCCAGCAGCGAcgaggatgaagatgaggaagatgagAAGGCGGGGGCTTCAGCTGAGGCTGAGGGATCAGATACAGAGGACAAACCgtcagagaaagaggaggaccACTCTGACCAGTCAGAGGAGTCTGcaaacgaagaagaagaagaagaagaagaaaaagaagaggaggaagatgaagatgatgag TCTCCCAAATCAAAGTCAGGCAGAGGGAAGACAGCTTCCAAGAAATCGGCACCAGTGAAAAGACAGAGGACGCCAGCGAAGAAAGCGGGTCCTCCTAAAAAGAGAGCGAAGAAAGAAGTTTCAGATGAGTCCAAATCTGAGTCCGAATCTGACGTCGACAGTGAAGGTGACAAGAAG CCCAAAAAGAAGAAATCAACTCCAGTCAAACCTGCTGCCAAAACCAAGAAGGCCGACAGTAGCAGCAAcatcaaaaaaaacacaaacacag AGGACAGTTCAGACGACGACGAGCCGCTCATCAAGATGATCAAGAAATCGCCGACTAACGAGCATCTGAAAGAGACGGTGCAGAGTCTGCTGAAGGAGGCCGACCTGGAGGAGATGACCATGAAACAGATCTGCCAGAGG gtgTTTGACACCTACCCAGACCACGACCTGACCAGCAAAAAGGACTACATCAAACAGACCGTCAAATCT CTCATCACATGA